Proteins co-encoded in one Zalophus californianus isolate mZalCal1 chromosome 9, mZalCal1.pri.v2, whole genome shotgun sequence genomic window:
- the LOC113921852 gene encoding prothymosin alpha-like, with protein sequence SAPLAALKSHLCIVRVSATRFAATTSAARLLRHRGLQQLSHQSPRTLAFFLIRGIGSPACPITSDAAVDTSSEVTTKGLKKKEVVEEAKNGRDAPADGNANEENGEQEADNEVDEEEEEEGDEEEEEGDGEEEAGDEDEGAEAATGKRAAEDDEDDDVDTKKQKTDEDD encoded by the coding sequence tctgccCCACTGGCTGCTCTGAAAAGCCATCTTTGCATTGTTCGCGTGTCCGCCACCCGGTTCGCGGCAACCACATCCGCCGCGCGCCTCCTCCGCCACCGCGGACTCCAGCAGCTTTCTCACCAGAGTCCTCgaactcttgctttctttttaatccGTGGCATCGGATCACCGGCGTGCCCCATCACGTCAGACGCGGCCGTGGACACCAGCTCCGAGGTCACCACCAAGGGCTTAAAGAAGAAGGAAGTTGTGGAGGAGGCAAAGAATGGAAGAGACGCGCCTGCTGATGGGAACGCTAATGAGGAAAATGGAGAGCAGGAGGCCGACAATGAGgtagatgaagaagaggaagaagagggggatgaagaggaggaggaaggcgaTGGTGAGGAAGAGGCTGGAGACGAAGACGAGGGGGCCGAGGCAGCTACGGGCAAACGGGCAGCTGAAGACGATGAGGATGACGATGTCGACACCAAGAAGCAGAAGACTGATGAGGATGACTAg